The DNA region TCGTCCATTTTTAGGATTTTGCTAGCCTGCAAACTGCTAATGTTTTTAGCACAACCTTTTGTTTGCTCTGGATTCAGATGACACAAACAACCTCAGCAAGTTCTCTGTATTAGTGAGCCATCTCTCTATTTTTTGTAGTGATCAAGCTATTTTgtcccatcctctcccgaCATAGGAAAGATGATTCACACAAGATCAATAAAgccttctctccctctcgcTCCATCTCAGATCTCTACAAATGCCGTGTCATCCCCTACCGCAACTAGATTTCAGGCAATAGCACACGATCTCGAAATGGCCGATAACACCGGTAAATTCCCACCCTGCGGTATTCACCCCGTTGTCGGCCCGTTTGTTGTAGAATCAACTCAACGAGAAAGTTGCAGCCTTGTTCAAACATTTCAGGATAATATCCATGAGCAGGTAATGGATCAGGCCATTCGGCCTCGTTGAGCTCCAAGAGAAATATGGGATCTGATGGTGGGATTTCCTTAGTCCATTCAACGTCCAAACCACAGCCTAAGATGCATGACGGGTTATGATCGAGTCTATTTATCATTGCCCAATGATTTTCTCCAGTACCTCGTTTTGATTGTGTGAGTCGGACAATAACGATTCAATGGCCTCAATCTCAGGTTCACGTTCAGATTCCCTGACGAGTTTCAAGCCGATGCCGTGGTGTCCTGCCTTCGCCGTTGGTGCCGCATAATCACCAACCACAAAGTAGCCTTGACAAGCAAATACAGGTTCGCAGCGTAGCCGCACATTGATATTGGTTGACGGCTCCTGAACATCTTCACAGCCAGGGGGTTGACAGTGATATCATGAAGTTCGGCGCAAGATACGGTGTTGAAACTGTCCAAAATATCAGTGGACCAGTCATCCAATCCACCCGTCGACCGATCGACATATGTTAAATACTGATAAGTTAAAGGTGCTGAAAGAGACGCCTAGGACCATCTTGGTGCTGTGGGTGGATTGATTCGTCCTTGACACCTCGACTTGGGGTGCTGGTTCGGCGGTTCTGTTTCAGGGTTCATTCTCGCAAGCTCCAAACCAAGTCACTAATGAAATTCTCTTTCCACAAACCGGCGAGGAATTGATCATTTGTAGTACTGACGATATGTTTCGCTAGCCCGGAGATAGCGATGAGTCGATCCTTGTCGAAACTTAGGCTTTGCCTGAGAAACCTCTGACGCTGGGCCCTGATCGTATTCCCAGTACACTCCGTCATTCGTAAAATGCAGAGTACGACTAGATAGGTATCTTTCTTGGACAACCCATGCTCTTCCAGCAAGCTTGTTTCTAATGTGCCGTCTGTGTTGTCCGAATTTCTCAACTCGACAAATGTTTAGAAGATTGCGCCCATCGCTTGACATTGTTTGACAGCGCCAGCGTGGGGAGCGCTCGAAAACCTCTGTCATGAGCGCCGACTCTCGGGTCCAGTCAGATGTGCTATCTTGGAAAATACACAATGAATCGACCCAAAGATATTCAATCCCAAAGTAATGGGTGATTTCTATGGCATCACGATATGTCTTTGACAAGGCTTCCGGCGGAGCCTGCTGGCGGAAGCTGTCGAATGTATCGGTAGTCAGGGCGAGGACTTTCAGGTCGCCCCAGTAATGACTATGCGTTGCATATCTATTATTTGGGCGGCCCTCGTCCATCAAACGCAAACGCACCGAATCGCGGGAAACTTCGGACACTCATATAGGCAAAAAGGGTGTTGCTGAACGAGGCTCTCCGCAAGTGTGTGACCTGTGGCATGTTTCAAGCCAAAATTTACTCAAGTGTAAGCGTCTCTAGTGCTTGGCGAACAGATTCGGAAGTCATATTCTGGCGCTACATATTAAAATCAGTCACTGCTACTTGCCAGAGCCCAAGGTTTATCATACCTCGATAGTCTGTCAACATGGCTTTAACTGTGCACTGAATATATCTTGTGAAATTAACATCTTCCAtcgggtggtggtcttgtGCGCCTGTGCGAGTGGGTGTATCCATCATTGAATCGCGGGTTTCTTCGACGCTATGTTGTTTTGCCAACTCAACGTCGCCAGATGTGTAAGGAATCTCAAGAGTAAGAACTACTTCACTGCCTCCAGTCGACAGTAAATATCACCCATGGACGCGCTCAGGAATCGTGCCAGGTACATATGATGTGTGGCTCTCAAGGCTGTGCTTTGAGAACTGAAAA from Podospora pseudocomata strain CBS 415.72m chromosome 3, whole genome shotgun sequence includes:
- a CDS encoding hypothetical protein (EggNog:ENOG502SICY; COG:S), encoding MDEGRPNNRYATHSHYWGDLKVLALTTDTFDSFRQQAPPEALSKTYRDAIEITHYFGIEYLWVDSLCIFQDSTSDWTRESALMTEVFERSPRWRCQTMSSDGRNLLNICRVEKFGQHRRHIRNKLAGRAWVVQERYLSSRTLHFTNDGVYWEYDQGPASEVSQAKPKFRQGSTHRYLRASETYRQYYK